AATCGGGAAGGCCGCTATGACCTTGGGCTTGGCGAGCTTTGCGGCCCAGGCGGCAGCCTCGTTCGCTTTCATAACGGTTCTTATCGGCATTTTCACCACCTCACTTGCTCTCCCTAACCATGACTATGGCATCAACCGGGCACTCGTTGGCGCAGATGCCACAGCCCTTACAGTAGTCGTAGTCGAAGACCGGGTAGTTCTCCTCGTCAAGGTATATAGCCGGCTCCGGGCAGTAGATGTAGCAGAGAAAGCACCTAGTGCACTTGTCCCTGTTGAACTCCGGCATGAAAACTCTCCAGGAGCCGGTCTTGTTGATTACGCTGCTTCCCGGGATGGTTGCTATCGCACCGGGCGTCATCTTTTCGCTGTACTCCTTAGCAACCCTCTCTATGTTCTCCTTAAACGGGCTCTCAGCCATATGTATCACCTCTAGTGAGTTATGGAACGGAAACTTAAACTTTACGTGGACACGAAAGTGTAACAATGAAAAGGCTCAGCCGAAGACCTCGGCGAGCTTCCTAAGCTTCTCCCACTCGTAGTTCACCCACGACTGGAGGGTCTCGATATCCTCCTTCGTCATGTACTTGAACCTGCCCTGATACTTGAGGAACTCCTCTATCGGCTTGGGCTCCCTCTTGGTCGATGGCATGTTGATCTTGTACTTGCCATCCTTGTACTCGAAGAGCGGGAAGTAGGCAGTCTGAACGGCAAGTCTGGCTATCTCGATGCTCTTGTCGGTTGGGCTCCTCCACCCGGTCGGGCACGGGCTGAAGAGCTGGATGAAGCTAGGGCCGGGGGTCTTCTGTGCTGTCTTGAGCTTCCTTATGAAGTCCTCCGGGTAGGCGACGCTAGCGGTCGCCGCGTAGGGCGGGTTGTGGGCTATGACTATGTCGATGACCTTCTTCTTCTGCCTCTTCTCGAGGAAGTGCCTCTTTCCGCCGGGCGTGTTTGTAGTCCAAGCTCCGAAGGGGGTTGAGCTCGACCTCTGGATTCCGGTGTTCATGTAAGCCTCGTTGTCGTACATGATGTAGACCGCGTCGTGGCCCCTCTCTAAGAATCCGGAGAGAGCCTGAAGGCCTATGTCGGCGGTTCCACCGTCACCGGCCCAGCCGACGACCATAACTCCATCTTCGCCCTTGACCGTATATCCCTGGGCCTTTAATCCAGCCTCTATACCACCCATGACCGCACCGGTGGTCTCAAAGGCGGTATGGAAGAGGTTGGCGTCGAGGGTGTTATAGGGCCAGGCTCCGGCTATGATGGTCGAACAGCAGGCTGGAATGGTGACTATCGTTTTCCTCCCGTATGCCTTGAGGACGTATCTGAGTCCGAGTGATGCACCGCATCCCTGGCAGGCGGTGTGTCCCGCATAGAAGTGCTCCTCAGCGGGGAGGGTGAGTTTTTTCTTAACGTTTTCAGGAATCTCCATCTTTCTCACCTCTTAAGGTGGTACCAGACCACCTCTTCCTCAACCTTGCCCTTTTCAAGGGTCTTCTTCATGTCCTTCGCTATAGCCTTGACGTCGTTCACCGTGAAGTCCCTTCCTCCTAGACCGACGATGTAATCCTTCATGAGAGGCCTCGCGTCGGTGTTGAAGAGCACTCCCTTGGACTCGTTGAATAGTACTCCCTCCTGCCCGAATGAGAAGTTCCTGTCAAGGACAGCTATGCCTTGGACGTTCCTGGCGAGCTCGTAGAGCTCCTCCTTCGGGAACGGCCTGAACCAGCGCACCTTAGCCGCTCCAACCTTGTAGCCCTCTTCCCTGAGGATGTCAACTGCCTGCTTAACGGTTCCCATAAGGGAACCCATGCCCATGAAGACTATCTCGGCATCGTCCGTCTTGTAGAGCTCTATCATGTCGCTGTAGTCCCTTCCAAACATCTCGCCGAACTCCCTGCCGACTTCCTTGATTACTTCCTTGGCCCTTTCCATTGCCATAGCCTCTTTGTAGCGGAACTCGTAGTAGTCGTTCGGAGTTGCAAGGGCACCGACGGAAATTGGGTTCTCAAAATCTGTCAAGGTGTAGAGCGGATCCCTCGGCGGGAGGAACTCATCAACGAGCTCCTGCGGAATCATGTTGACGACGTCGTAGGTGTGGCTCAGGATGAAGGCGCTCTCAACCACCATTGCAGGGAGGGAAACGCGCTTGTCCTCCGCTATTTTGAATGCCATGAGAACTCCGTCGTAGACCTCCTGGTTGTTCTCCGCGTAGAACTGCATCCATCCGGTGTCCCTCTGTGAGAGAGAATCGGTCTGCTCGTCCCATACACTCCATGGGGGGGCCATAGCCCTGTTCGCGTTCACCATGACTATCGGCAATCTCGCACCACTCGCCCAGTGGAGCATCTCGTGCATCAAAGCGAGACCCTGGGCAGCCGTGGCAGTGAATGCCCTTGCCCCGGTTGCGGAGGCACCTATGCTTGCCGCCATAGCTGAGTGCTCGCTCTCAACTGGAACGTACTGGATGTCAGCCTCTCCGTTGGCTATGAACTCTGCTATCTTCTCGATGATACTGGTCTGTGGGGTGATCGGGTAAGCTGCAACGACCTGAACTCTCGCGTGAAGGGCAGCGTAAGCGGCCGCGTAGTTCCCACTCACGACCTTCCTGATCGGCTTGTACTCCATCTCCACCACCTCACTTCTCCTCCTTCTCCATTGTTATAGCGTTCGTCGGGCACTCGTTAGCGCAGATACCGCAGCCCTTACAGTAGTCGTAGTCAATAGCGACGTACCCGTCTGGCTTGATGTATATTGCCGGCTCGGGGCAGAACTTCCAGCATATGTAGCACTTGACGCACTTGTCCTCGTTTATGACGGGAATGAACGTCCTCCAGTCGCCGGTGTGGTTGCTCAGGGTAGTGCCGAGCGTAACCGGAGCCTCGGGATACTGGTCAATTGAGGTAAAGACCAGTTTTTTGGCTTCCGCCTTTTTTTCTCCAAACAGCGTGTTCAATCTCCTCCCCTCCTTAAGGTAAGATGAAACAAGGAATCAAAGCAAAATTAGAGCTCATAGATAACGGTCTTGTTGAAGGACTCCTCGGCGGCCTTGGCGTTCTTCTCCCCGAGGGCTCCTGAGAAGGTCTCCTTGATGGCCTCCTGGACGTTTTCGAGCTTGACGAGGCCGGTGGCCTTGGCGACGGCACCGAGGATGGCCGTGTTGGTAATCGGGAGTCCAAGGACGTCGAGGGCTATGCCAGTGGCGTCGACGATAGCCAACTTGCCTGGCTTCTTCTTGAGCTTCTCAAGGACCTCTTCCTTGCTCTTCTCGGTGTTTATTATGACGATTCCACCGTCCTTGAGACCGGCGGTGACGTCGACCGTGTCGAGAAGGCTCGGGTCGAGGACGACAACGACGTCCGGCTCGTAAATCTGTGTCTTTATTCTGATTGGCTTCTCGTCAATCCTGGTGAAAGCCGTAACCGGTGCTCCACGTCTCTCAACGCCGAAGAACGGGAACGCCTGGACGTATTTTCCTTCCTTGAAGGCTGCTGAAGCTAGAATGTTGGCTGCAGTAACTGCACCCTGTCCACCTCTACCGTGAAAACGAATCTCAATCATCCTTCATGCCTCCTTGAGGTTTTTCAATTTTCATTCATCCAAAGCATTTATTTAGGTTTCGGTATTTCCTAAATCCCCTTCCGACGGGTGCCGGTGGGTAAAGGTGAACAGCCCCGGGCGTCGATGTTTTTTTGGGGGCAGAGTTCCCGAAGAATTTTCCATGCCAGGCAAAGTTTTTAAATAGACTATCCACCACAATATAGTCTATATAGTTAAGGGGAACGTGGAAGCAGTGGCAGTTGCATGATGGCAGTGGCTTTCTACATTGCATGGAACATATAGGTTCAAACGATTCAGCCAATGCAAATGGGCACTGCCGTGGGTGCTGGAATACTCAGCTTCCGCCAGGCAACGTTAACGATAGCTATTTCCACACTTCTTGGAGCTTACTTTTTTCTTTTGAAAGCCTCGTCCTTTAGGGCGGGGAGGAGGTCAACTCACTCCATCACCGCCACAACTCCTTTCCACCTCTTTCCAAAGCACTCTCTCGCTAAGACGTGCTTCCCGGTCAACTCTTCGAGGAACTTCACGGCAGAATCGCACTTCTTGAACCCCGTTGCTATGCCAACCATGATGCCATCTATCTCCCTTGCTCCCGCCCTCTTCTGGCCGTCAAGCTTCTCCCTTAATTTGTCTCCGTACTTCCAGAGTATTCTCCTTGGGTCAAGAAGGAGGTCTTCTTCGACACCATTTAGCACATCCTCAAAGTCCCAGATGAACCCCCCCTGTTTTTCCCCTTCCCCTTCAAAGAGAGTAAACCTCCCTGTCTGCCACTCCCTCAGGAACCAGCGAGCGGTCTCCGCGATATCGACCTCGCCACCGGCCTTTATGAAACCCCTCCTTTCACCTATCTTTCTCAGGATCTCCTCTTCGCTTTCGAACTCCTTGATTCCAAACTTCTCGGTTATTGCTTCCTTCCTTGTTTCTAGTATCCTCCCGATGAGCTTTAGGGCGGGTTTTACGGGCTCTTCAATCTTGTCCGCCGGAAAGCCGCCCCTGATAACCAGTTCGTCGAAGTCGTCTATCGGAATAACCCCTGGACTGTCGAGGAGCCATACCTTACTGCTCAGCTTTACCAGGTGTTTTCCCCTAGTGTAGCCCGGGATTGGGGCGGTTTTTACGGCTTTCCTTCCCTTCAGCGTGTTGATTATTGTGCTCTTGCCGACGTTGGGGTAGCCTATGAATACCACCTTAACCCGCTCTTTCTCATCCAGGAGGGGCTTTGCGAGCTTTTTTATTTCTTTTCTAAGTATTCCAGTCCCTTTCCTCTCCCTCGCGCTTATAAACACCATCTGGATCTCGCTCTTCATTTTGTATTCCTCGGCCCATTCCTTCGGGACAAGGTCGATCTTGTTCATCACTATGAGTAGGGGTTTTCCCTCCTCTTGAATTAACCTCTCAAGCGTTCTGTTTCTTGTCCCAATTGGGTCGCGAGCATCAACTACCTCTATGACAATATCAGCCTCATCGATTACTTCTCTCACAACTCTCCAAGCTTTTCTCGCCTTCATCATACCACCACCAATGGGTACCTCCAGAGGATTAATAACTTTCCGGAGCTATGCAGGAAAGAAAAACCAAAATTCTGAAAGGTAGAATGGCTGTATCGGGAGATTCCAATCCTCAAGGCATCAGTTTTAACTGTTCCGCAGGAGATACCGAAATCTAAATAAAGCTTGAAGTTCAAAGAGTAGCAGGTTTGAAAGAACGTTACAATAACGGTTATGGTGGTGTTCACGGTGGCCGAAGATATAGAAGCGAAGATTCGAAGGTTAAGGGAACTGGGCAAGGTGAGTGCCGAGCCCGAGTCTCCTCCAGCCCCCTCTCCCGCACCCTCCCCAAGGGCAAAGCCCCCCAAGCGGCCGAGGCGCATAGGAAGTATAAGGGAGCGCGAGAGGAGAAAGAGAATAATCATAGGCGCTTCTCTCATAGTCCTGATACTGCTCGGCGTTGCTTACGGCGTCTACGTGTGGCAGTCAAATAAGAGCAAGGAAGCACTGAGGAATGCAAAAATCCAAAAAATCCAGGAGCTCAACGCTCTCTTCAAAGGACCCGTTCTGAACACGAGCTACGGAAAAGCTGAGTACCAGAAGCTCTGGAACGAGATACAGGCCGCAAAGTCCATAAACGAGGTTAATAGCATAGATATCAAAGCCGCTTACAACCAAGTTTACCAGAAGTACCAGCAGGAACTGGCCGAGAAAGAACGCGAGAAACAACTTAAACTGCTAAACGAGGCAAAATCTCAGAAGAAAGCTGAGATAGAACTGGCGTTCCAGTCCATTCTCGCCCAGCCACTTCCTGATAATATAAGGCAGCATGTACTCCAGGTTGAGAACACCCTCCTTGAGACCGTTGACAACGCGACAATAACAGACCAAGTTAACGCCGTTAACCCCACGCCCTACCTCACCAGTCTCTGGAGGGAGTACTACACGTATAGGATAGACTCCATACCGGGGGACTACGTTGTCATTGAATACAACGGAGAAAAGGGAATCTACACAAAGGATGACGCAAAAGCCCTTATCTATACGATATCCAACTACACTGAGATTATGAAATACCGCGTGGAGAAGGTCGAGTTCGTAAAGGTGGCGCTTCTCCTGACGAGAGACAGGATAGTTGGCGGGTTTATCCAACCGAACTCTGAAATAATCATATACGCCCAAAACTCAACACAGGGCGGCTACAAGAAGATAGCCGAGTTTGGATACATAGATAAGGTTCTCCTTCCAGCGGAGGCAGGCATCATCAACCTTAACGAGCAGCAGGGTAGCAGCAGCTCAAGTAGCAGTTCCTCCAACAGCCAAGACTCCCAGAGCTACCAGAACTCAGCCAGCGCCGGAGGCACTACAGTATCGAACAGTGGAAGCTCCTCAACCTCCCAGAGTTCAAGCAGCAGCACCTCACAGTCCTCAGCAGCAAGCTACTCCTACTCAGTAGACCTAGGCCAGATAATGCGGGCCATCTCCTCCGGAAAGATAGCGGGCTCTGAAGAGGCCATTAAACAGCTTCAGAACTACGGTGACAAACTGCTCGCCCTCGAATCCTCCCTACAGTTAGAGAACGTTCCCAACAACGTTCCGTTCCTGGTTATAGTTAAGGTACCCTCCGTGTACGTCCCGGACATCCTCAGCCACATCAACACCGTGTACATCGGAGAGGTCGTTGGCAGCAGCTGAGGGGTGGTACCATGGTGTCAAGAAAGGCGCTCTCCCTTGCAATGGTTTCGTTGTTTCTTCTCTCCATTTCCCTCAACGCTTTAGCAGAGGACTACAGTCTCCCAGGAGGGGACTACAACAACATCGGGCTGAAGGGAGAGCTCGTGATGTGGGTGAACGTCACCCTGGTTAATCTCGCCCCGTATCCAAAGTTCGTTGTGGTGAATCCCCTCTATGACTTTCAGGTATACAGGTTCGGCGGAACGGAGGCCATGAGGGGGGTTAAAAACGAGACTACTGGAAGTACGGTTCACTACCTGCCCCCCGACCTCTCGAAGAACACCCTCAACTACCGCGTCGGCTTCTGGGTGTACGCATACGAGACCGTGAAGGTCGCCTTCAGAATAACCGAGGCCCGACACTACACCCTTCCGCTTAAGGACTACTCCGACGACTGCTCCGGCTCAGTCGGCATAAGCGTGCTCCGCTACGAGAACGGCACCCTCGTTGGCGGCAAGATAAACTCCGTCCATGACCTCAATCAGCCCGTGTGCGGCGTCATCTATCCCCAGCTCCTCAACTCACCCGTTGTTATCAGGTTAAATGATATACTGCCCTCCATGGATGGATACGTGAAGATGCTGAAATACGAGGGAAGTGTTGAGTTTAAGATAACGGACGTCCCGGACAGCGCGGGAGTTAACGACACGTCGGAGAAAGAGTTTCCCCTCCTCTTCGCAGTTTCGGAGCCCCTCCTGTTTGCAAACGCAACCTCCTACGAGTATGAACCACCGTACTCAATGAACTACACGGACTACATGGACTTTATCCTTAAGTACCGCGGCCTCTCCATGAAAAAAGAATCACATGCCATCCATCAAACAAGCGAAGGGAACGGACTGTTCCCGCTTACCAACAGCCTTATATCCGGCGTCAGCGTCCCAGAAGTTCAAAAGACGGAACCGACCATAAAACCCCTAGACTTCCCCATATGGATCGTTTACATGGGACCCGGAGTTAACACGCTTGAAATAAGATACCGCGTGAAGTGGGAGAACTATTCCGGGTGAGACGCGTGGCCGAGGAGAAGAAGAAAAAGGGCCTCTCCGGATCATGGATAGATGAAATACTCGGGGGAAAGAGCGATCCCCTAGCCAGCGTTTTTGATAAGGAGAAAAAAGGAGAGAAAAAGGAGGAGAAGCCTCTCCCGTTTTTGAGTGAAGAGAAGTCTCCACTGGAGAGCATTCTAAGCGAGGACAAGAAAAAGAAGGAAGGCGGCATTATAAGCACCGTCAAAAAGGAGGAGAGCCCAAAGCCCCCTCGGCGGGGACCTGGCCCCCTCCAGAACATCCTCGTGGCTGCCAAGGAAGAGGAAAAGAAAGAGGAAAAGGAGACAAAAGGGAAATCCGAAGAAAATCTGGGGCTCCCCAGCGTTGGGTCGCTCAGCAATATCCTCTCCAAACCAGCCGAGAAGAAACCCGAAAAAACCTCCAGCGGGGCGGACCTCCTCGGCCAACTGCTCGGCAGAGGAGCATCTTCGGCCGGAAGTAATCCGGCAGGGGCAGCGAGGCCAAGGCAACCGCTTCCGAAGCCCAAGGGGAAACCCTCTCTCGGTCTCCAGAACCTTTTAAGCGAGACCAGAACGGAAGAAATGTCCTACGCGGGGAGGGCAAAGGTTCTTGATGCTTACGGGAACGTTAGAGTTCTCAAAGTGAAAGGGGAGCCAGTGCCAATTTACGAGATACGGCTTCCAAAACTAAGCAAAGATGAAGAGAACCTAATAAAACAGGTTAGGGAGAGGGCCATAACTGAAATCCAGATAGATCCAACGCTTATACCTAATTATGAGGAAAGGAGGAAGATATTCTTAAGGGAAGTCAAGAGGATGCTGAAGGAAGCAGCGCCCACATACTCTGAGGGGAGGATAGAGCTCCTCGCCGAGCTTATAGTCCAGCACATGCTCGGATACGGTCTGCTAGACCCACTCGTCCGCGACGACAACCTCGAGGAAATCATGGTGATAGGAACAAACAAGCCCGTATACGTGTGGCACAGGCGCTTCTACATGTGCAAGACCAACATCGTGTTCAAGGAGGACAGGGACATACTGAACATAATAGAGCGCATAGCAAGGGAAGTCGGAAGGAGGATTGACCAGCAGAGCCCACTCTTGGACGCCCGCCTCCCAGATGGAAGCCGTGTGAACGCCACGATTCCGCCTATAAGCCTGGAAGGGCCTACGATAACAATCCGTAAGTTCAAGAAGGACCCACTGACGATCATAGACCTCATAAAGTACGGTACAATGAACACCGACGTTGCCGCGTTCCTATGGATACTGGTGGACGGACTGGGTGTCAAACCCGCCAACATACTGGTCGCAGGTGGAACGGGTTCGGGAAAAACCACCACCCTGAACTCACTGGCCATGTTCATCCCTCCAGGAGAGCGCGTTATATCAATAGAGGACACGGCAGAGCTTCAACTGCCTGTGGAGCACTGGATAAGGCTCGAAACGAGGCCCGCTAACCTAGAGGGAAAGGGCGAGGTTACGATGGACGACCTCGTAAAGAACACCCTCCGTATGCGCCCGGACAGGATCATCGTAGGTGAGGTCCGTGGGGCAGAGGCAAGAACTATGTTCACGGCAATGAACACTGGACATAATGGGGCCCTCTACGATTTCTCGGTAATACAGCTCTCAGACGGCCGATTCGCCCTGATAGGCGACGTCGTTGAGGATCTCTTCAACAAGTACTCAGACAGGATAAAGACATACAAGGATTTGGAGTACATAGAGTTAGATGAGAAAGACCGCTTCGATGTGGTTAGTGTCGGGCCTGATTTGAGGGCCGGAAAACACACGGTTACTGCAGTGTGGCGCAGGAAGGTGAGGAGAGGGGAGAAGCTAATGCGCATAAGGACGAGAACGGGCAACGAGGTTATCCTGACGAAAACCCACCCGTTCTTCGTTTTCAGCGATGGAGACGTTGTCAGAAAAGAGGCGGAGAAGGTTAAGCCCGGCGATAGAGTGGCCGTGATGATGAGACCTCCAAAGGCCCCGAAGAGTAGAGCCGCTATCCCTGAGGAAGTGTACGCAGGAATAAGCGATTACTACCTCGTTCCAAATGGCAACGGGATGAAGAGAGTTCTGAACGATGGACTACCCCCCGAGAACGCCGAATACCTCCTCTCCAGGAACTCAAAGCCGGTGAAACTCATCCGTGAGGTGAAGAACAACCTCGCATACGCCGCTGGGGTAATACTCGGCGACGGCTATCTCTCATCGAATGGTTACTACCTCTCCGCCACTTTCGATGACTCAGCATATATGAGCGCCTTCACATCCGCGGTCTCAGAGTTCCTGCCGGAGTCTGCACCGCGGATAAGGGACAACGGAACGAGCACTGTGGTAACGTACGGTTCCAGAATATTCAACGAGATGCTATTTAGGATATTTGGCATTCCAAAGGGCAAGAAGTCGGCAGTATGGGACGTCCCGGACATCGTCCTCACCAGCGACGACCTGATGAGATACTTCATAGCCGGCCTCTTCGACGCCGATGGCTCAGTTGACGAGAACGGGCCGGCGGTGATCCTGACCACGAAGAGTGAAAGCGCCGCCAGGAAGGTCTGGTACGCCCTCCAGAGGCTCGGAATAATAAGCACGGTTTCGCGGGTAAAGAACAGGGGCTTTAAGGAGAGCCCCATATTCAGGGTGATCGTCAGCGGCGTTGAAGACCTGAAGAAGTTCGATTCACTGATACCCATCTCTCACTCAAGGAAGAGGGAAAAGCTCAGGGTACTCCTAAAGGAGAAGAGGCCGTACCGCGGAAGGCACACTTACAGGGTTCCAATATCCCCGGGGATGGTAAAGCCTCTGCGCACCAGGTTGAACCTGACGGTTGCCGAGCTTTCAAAGCTGGCTTCAAACTACGCGGGGGAGAACATCAGCGAGAGCCTGATACGACACGTTGAGAAGGGCAGAACGAAGGAGATAAGGCGCTCGGCGCTCAGGGGAATAGCCATCGCTCTCCAGACGGTAGCTAAAGACGTTGGGAACGAGGACGCCTGGGTAAAGGCCAAGAGGCTTGAGCTGATAGCCAAGGGAGACGTTTACTGGGACAGGGTTGTTGAGGTCGAGGAGGTAGAACCGGAGGAAGCGGGGATAGAGTACCTGTATGACCTAACTGTCGACGAGGATCACAACTACGTCGCCAACGGCATACTCCTGTCAAACTGCATGGGCACAATCCACTCGAACAACGCCCGTGAGACCATAACAAGGCTTGAGAGCCCACCGATGAACGTTCCAAGGATAATGATACCCGCTCTGGATATAATACTCATGCAGGTCCGTTTCCACAGCAGGAAGAAGGGAACGGTTAGAAGAGTAACGGAGATAGCAGAAATCTCCGGAATGGAAGGGGAGAGCATACAGCTCAACAAACTGTACAAATACGACCCCGCCAAGG
This is a stretch of genomic DNA from Thermococcus sp. Bubb.Bath. It encodes these proteins:
- a CDS encoding DUF515 domain-containing protein; translation: MAEDIEAKIRRLRELGKVSAEPESPPAPSPAPSPRAKPPKRPRRIGSIRERERRKRIIIGASLIVLILLGVAYGVYVWQSNKSKEALRNAKIQKIQELNALFKGPVLNTSYGKAEYQKLWNEIQAAKSINEVNSIDIKAAYNQVYQKYQQELAEKEREKQLKLLNEAKSQKKAEIELAFQSILAQPLPDNIRQHVLQVENTLLETVDNATITDQVNAVNPTPYLTSLWREYYTYRIDSIPGDYVVIEYNGEKGIYTKDDAKALIYTISNYTEIMKYRVEKVEFVKVALLLTRDRIVGGFIQPNSEIIIYAQNSTQGGYKKIAEFGYIDKVLLPAEAGIINLNEQQGSSSSSSSSSNSQDSQSYQNSASAGGTTVSNSGSSSTSQSSSSSTSQSSAASYSYSVDLGQIMRAISSGKIAGSEEAIKQLQNYGDKLLALESSLQLENVPNNVPFLVIVKVPSVYVPDILSHINTVYIGEVVGSS
- the porD gene encoding pyruvate synthase subunit PorD, with the translated sequence MAESPFKENIERVAKEYSEKMTPGAIATIPGSSVINKTGSWRVFMPEFNRDKCTRCFLCYIYCPEPAIYLDEENYPVFDYDYCKGCGICANECPVDAIVMVRESK
- a CDS encoding GTPase, with translation MKARKAWRVVREVIDEADIVIEVVDARDPIGTRNRTLERLIQEEGKPLLIVMNKIDLVPKEWAEEYKMKSEIQMVFISARERKGTGILRKEIKKLAKPLLDEKERVKVVFIGYPNVGKSTIINTLKGRKAVKTAPIPGYTRGKHLVKLSSKVWLLDSPGVIPIDDFDELVIRGGFPADKIEEPVKPALKLIGRILETRKEAITEKFGIKEFESEEEILRKIGERRGFIKAGGEVDIAETARWFLREWQTGRFTLFEGEGEKQGGFIWDFEDVLNGVEEDLLLDPRRILWKYGDKLREKLDGQKRAGAREIDGIMVGIATGFKKCDSAVKFLEELTGKHVLARECFGKRWKGVVAVME
- a CDS encoding 3-methyl-2-oxobutanoate dehydrogenase subunit beta, which codes for MEIPENVKKKLTLPAEEHFYAGHTACQGCGASLGLRYVLKAYGRKTIVTIPACCSTIIAGAWPYNTLDANLFHTAFETTGAVMGGIEAGLKAQGYTVKGEDGVMVVGWAGDGGTADIGLQALSGFLERGHDAVYIMYDNEAYMNTGIQRSSSTPFGAWTTNTPGGKRHFLEKRQKKKVIDIVIAHNPPYAATASVAYPEDFIRKLKTAQKTPGPSFIQLFSPCPTGWRSPTDKSIEIARLAVQTAYFPLFEYKDGKYKINMPSTKREPKPIEEFLKYQGRFKYMTKEDIETLQSWVNYEWEKLRKLAEVFG
- a CDS encoding pyruvate/ketoisovalerate ferredoxin oxidoreductase subunit gamma; translated protein: MIEIRFHGRGGQGAVTAANILASAAFKEGKYVQAFPFFGVERRGAPVTAFTRIDEKPIRIKTQIYEPDVVVVLDPSLLDTVDVTAGLKDGGIVIINTEKSKEEVLEKLKKKPGKLAIVDATGIALDVLGLPITNTAILGAVAKATGLVKLENVQEAIKETFSGALGEKNAKAAEESFNKTVIYEL
- a CDS encoding 3-methyl-2-oxobutanoate dehydrogenase subunit delta, with product MNTLFGEKKAEAKKLVFTSIDQYPEAPVTLGTTLSNHTGDWRTFIPVINEDKCVKCYICWKFCPEPAIYIKPDGYVAIDYDYCKGCGICANECPTNAITMEKEEK
- the porA gene encoding pyruvate ferredoxin oxidoreductase, yielding MEYKPIRKVVSGNYAAAYAALHARVQVVAAYPITPQTSIIEKIAEFIANGEADIQYVPVESEHSAMAASIGASATGARAFTATAAQGLALMHEMLHWASGARLPIVMVNANRAMAPPWSVWDEQTDSLSQRDTGWMQFYAENNQEVYDGVLMAFKIAEDKRVSLPAMVVESAFILSHTYDVVNMIPQELVDEFLPPRDPLYTLTDFENPISVGALATPNDYYEFRYKEAMAMERAKEVIKEVGREFGEMFGRDYSDMIELYKTDDAEIVFMGMGSLMGTVKQAVDILREEGYKVGAAKVRWFRPFPKEELYELARNVQGIAVLDRNFSFGQEGVLFNESKGVLFNTDARPLMKDYIVGLGGRDFTVNDVKAIAKDMKKTLEKGKVEEEVVWYHLKR
- a CDS encoding ATPase, T2SS/T4P/T4SS family; this translates as MAEEKKKKGLSGSWIDEILGGKSDPLASVFDKEKKGEKKEEKPLPFLSEEKSPLESILSEDKKKKEGGIISTVKKEESPKPPRRGPGPLQNILVAAKEEEKKEEKETKGKSEENLGLPSVGSLSNILSKPAEKKPEKTSSGADLLGQLLGRGASSAGSNPAGAARPRQPLPKPKGKPSLGLQNLLSETRTEEMSYAGRAKVLDAYGNVRVLKVKGEPVPIYEIRLPKLSKDEENLIKQVRERAITEIQIDPTLIPNYEERRKIFLREVKRMLKEAAPTYSEGRIELLAELIVQHMLGYGLLDPLVRDDNLEEIMVIGTNKPVYVWHRRFYMCKTNIVFKEDRDILNIIERIAREVGRRIDQQSPLLDARLPDGSRVNATIPPISLEGPTITIRKFKKDPLTIIDLIKYGTMNTDVAAFLWILVDGLGVKPANILVAGGTGSGKTTTLNSLAMFIPPGERVISIEDTAELQLPVEHWIRLETRPANLEGKGEVTMDDLVKNTLRMRPDRIIVGEVRGAEARTMFTAMNTGHNGALYDFSVIQLSDGRFALIGDVVEDLFNKYSDRIKTYKDLEYIELDEKDRFDVVSVGPDLRAGKHTVTAVWRRKVRRGEKLMRIRTRTGNEVILTKTHPFFVFSDGDVVRKEAEKVKPGDRVAVMMRPPKAPKSRAAIPEEVYAGISDYYLVPNGNGMKRVLNDGLPPENAEYLLSRNSKPVKLIREVKNNLAYAAGVILGDGYLSSNGYYLSATFDDSAYMSAFTSAVSEFLPESAPRIRDNGTSTVVTYGSRIFNEMLFRIFGIPKGKKSAVWDVPDIVLTSDDLMRYFIAGLFDADGSVDENGPAVILTTKSESAARKVWYALQRLGIISTVSRVKNRGFKESPIFRVIVSGVEDLKKFDSLIPISHSRKREKLRVLLKEKRPYRGRHTYRVPISPGMVKPLRTRLNLTVAELSKLASNYAGENISESLIRHVEKGRTKEIRRSALRGIAIALQTVAKDVGNEDAWVKAKRLELIAKGDVYWDRVVEVEEVEPEEAGIEYLYDLTVDEDHNYVANGILLSNCMGTIHSNNARETITRLESPPMNVPRIMIPALDIILMQVRFHSRKKGTVRRVTEIAEISGMEGESIQLNKLYKYDPAKDELLPTEVPSRVINELARHTGMSISELELEREKRKIVLEWMIEKGIRSIEDVGHYIKLFYVDEEALLDKIEKDSSPQIQEQVRNVT